A single region of the Rhizobium sp. NLR16a genome encodes:
- a CDS encoding NAD-dependent epimerase/dehydratase family protein, with protein MKIAVMGGDGFIGWPTSLHLSDAGHDIHILDNLSRRWIDTELGVQSLTPMDSIQERTRIWHAETGRRIHFNLIDLAKDYELLKKWLSEHRPDAIIHFAEQRAAPYSMKSDRHKNYTVNNNVSATHNLLNALTELNLDAHLIHLGTMGVYGYSTVGAAIPEGYLPVGIETPTGETVSQEILYPSNPGSIYHMTKCLDQLLFQFYARNDGLRITDLHQGIVWGTHTEQTRRHAQLINRFDYDGDYGTVLNRFLIQAAIDYPLTVHGTGGQTRAFIHIQDSVRCIELALKNPPARGARVEIFNQMTETHRVRDLAEMIARMSGAKIAWLPNPRKEAAENELIVRNEKFLDLGLEPTTLEAGLLGEIVDVAKKFAYRVDRSRVPAVSAWTRDIAATIDHDPEGKRLKSVS; from the coding sequence ATGAAGATTGCGGTTATGGGCGGAGACGGTTTCATTGGTTGGCCCACCTCGCTCCACCTTTCCGATGCCGGTCACGATATCCATATTCTCGACAATCTCTCGCGCCGCTGGATCGACACCGAACTCGGCGTTCAGTCGCTCACTCCGATGGATTCGATCCAGGAGCGCACGCGCATCTGGCATGCCGAAACCGGACGCCGTATCCACTTCAATCTGATCGATCTCGCCAAGGATTACGAACTTCTGAAGAAATGGCTTTCGGAACACCGGCCGGATGCCATCATCCATTTCGCCGAACAGCGCGCCGCGCCCTATTCGATGAAGAGCGACCGCCACAAGAACTACACGGTTAACAACAATGTCAGCGCCACGCATAACCTGCTGAACGCGCTGACCGAGCTCAATCTCGACGCCCACCTCATCCATCTCGGCACCATGGGCGTCTATGGCTACTCGACGGTCGGCGCGGCAATCCCTGAAGGCTACCTGCCGGTTGGCATCGAAACGCCGACGGGCGAGACGGTAAGCCAGGAAATTCTCTACCCTTCCAATCCGGGCTCGATCTACCACATGACCAAGTGCCTGGATCAGCTTCTGTTCCAGTTCTACGCCAGGAATGACGGCTTGCGAATCACCGACCTGCATCAGGGCATCGTCTGGGGAACGCATACCGAGCAGACGCGCCGCCACGCTCAGCTGATCAATCGTTTCGATTACGACGGCGATTACGGCACGGTGCTGAACCGTTTCCTCATTCAGGCAGCGATCGATTATCCGCTGACGGTGCATGGCACCGGCGGCCAGACCCGCGCCTTCATCCACATCCAGGATTCCGTGCGCTGCATCGAGCTGGCGCTGAAGAACCCGCCCGCCCGTGGCGCCCGCGTCGAGATCTTCAATCAAATGACGGAAACCCACCGGGTGCGCGACCTCGCCGAGATGATCGCCAGGATGAGCGGCGCCAAGATCGCCTGGCTGCCCAACCCGCGCAAGGAGGCCGCCGAAAACGAGCTGATCGTCCGGAACGAAAAGTTCCTCGACCTTGGCCTCGAACCGACCACGCTGGAAGCCGGGCTGCTGGGCGAAATCGTCGACGTGGCGAAGAAATTCGCCTATCGCGTCGACCGCTCCCGCGTGCCGGCCGTCTCCGCCTGGACCAGGGACATAGCCGCGACGATTGATCACGATCCGGAAGGCAAGCGGCTGAAGTCGGTATCGTGA
- the ybgC gene encoding tol-pal system-associated acyl-CoA thioesterase yields MTERPFSISGELTEAGHRLVQRVYYEDTDFSGLVYHARYLHFLERGRTDYLRCLGVEQRELVSADEEGLVFVVHRMEIDFKSPARMDDVLTILTHTEKAGGAKMVLNQQIRSGESLLIAARVIIAVINAKGRPRRLPETLAAKFLEGSHPL; encoded by the coding sequence ATGACGGAACGCCCTTTTTCCATTTCGGGAGAGCTGACGGAGGCTGGACACCGCCTCGTCCAGCGGGTCTATTATGAAGATACGGATTTCTCCGGCCTGGTCTATCACGCCCGCTACCTGCACTTCCTCGAGCGCGGCCGTACCGACTATCTGCGCTGCCTCGGTGTCGAGCAGCGCGAACTCGTCAGCGCCGACGAGGAAGGCCTCGTCTTCGTCGTTCATCGCATGGAGATCGATTTCAAGAGCCCCGCGCGCATGGATGACGTGCTGACGATCCTGACGCATACGGAAAAGGCCGGAGGCGCCAAGATGGTGCTCAACCAGCAGATCCGTTCAGGCGAAAGCCTGCTGATTGCAGCCAGGGTGATCATCGCCGTCATCAACGCCAAGGGGCGGCCACGGCGGCTGCCGGAAACGCTGGCGGCAAAATTCCTGGAAGGCAGCCATCCTTTGTAG
- the tolQ gene encoding protein TolQ — MEQVGLAAATTDVSLWSLFMQAGIVVKLVMLGLIAASVWTWAIVIDKYLAYGRARRQFDKFEQVFWSGQSLEELYRSLSERNNTGLASIFVAAMREWKKSFERGARSPIGLQMRIDRAMDVTLARETEYLGARLGSLATIGSAGPFIGLFGTVVGIMTSFQAIAGSKSTNLAVVAPGIAEALLATAIGLVAAIPAVIAYNKFSADAGKLSARMEGFADEFSAILSRQIDEKLQPRAAAQ, encoded by the coding sequence ATGGAACAAGTAGGATTGGCAGCAGCCACGACGGACGTCAGCCTCTGGTCGCTTTTCATGCAGGCCGGCATCGTCGTCAAGCTCGTCATGCTCGGGCTCATCGCAGCCTCGGTCTGGACGTGGGCGATCGTCATCGACAAGTATCTGGCCTATGGCCGCGCACGGCGCCAGTTCGACAAGTTCGAACAGGTTTTCTGGTCAGGCCAGTCGCTGGAAGAACTCTACCGCTCGCTGTCGGAACGCAACAATACCGGCCTGGCGTCGATCTTCGTCGCGGCCATGCGCGAATGGAAGAAATCCTTCGAGCGCGGTGCGCGCTCGCCGATCGGCCTGCAGATGCGTATCGACCGCGCCATGGACGTGACGCTCGCCCGCGAAACCGAATATCTCGGCGCCCGTTTGGGATCGCTCGCGACCATCGGTTCGGCCGGTCCGTTCATCGGTCTCTTCGGCACGGTCGTCGGTATCATGACCTCATTCCAGGCGATCGCCGGCTCGAAGTCGACGAACCTCGCGGTCGTCGCACCCGGTATCGCCGAAGCGCTGCTCGCCACAGCGATCGGCCTCGTCGCCGCTATTCCGGCCGTTATCGCCTACAACAAGTTCTCTGCCGATGCCGGCAAGCTTTCGGCCCGCATGGAAGGTTTCGCGGACGAATTCTCCGCCATACTTTCGCGCCAGATCGACGAGAAGCTGCAGCCGCGCGCTGCCGCTCAGTAA
- the tolR gene encoding protein TolR, translating to MGMAVGGNGGGGGGRRRRGGRNKAVISEINVTPLVDVMLVLLIIFMVAAPMMTVGVPIDLPETQAKALNSETQPITISVKNSGEVYLQETPIPAAEIAAKLEAIATTGYNERIFVRGDATAPYGVIADVMARIQGAGFKNIGLVTQQKKDQ from the coding sequence ATGGGTATGGCTGTTGGAGGCAATGGCGGCGGGGGCGGCGGACGCCGCCGTCGCGGCGGTCGGAATAAGGCCGTCATTTCTGAAATCAACGTGACGCCGCTCGTCGACGTCATGCTCGTGCTTTTGATCATCTTCATGGTCGCCGCACCGATGATGACCGTCGGCGTGCCGATCGACCTGCCGGAAACGCAGGCCAAGGCGCTGAATTCCGAGACGCAGCCGATCACGATCTCGGTCAAGAACTCCGGCGAAGTCTACCTGCAGGAAACGCCGATCCCGGCCGCCGAGATCGCCGCCAAGCTCGAGGCGATCGCTACCACCGGCTACAATGAACGCATCTTCGTGCGCGGCGACGCGACGGCGCCTTATGGTGTCATCGCCGACGTGATGGCTCGCATCCAGGGGGCCGGTTTCAAGAATATCGGCCTCGTGACGCAGCAGAAGAAGGACCAATAG
- the tolB gene encoding Tol-Pal system beta propeller repeat protein TolB has protein sequence MVKCSLIRALMVVAGLVGAAAFTTPANALVELNINKGNIQPLPIAVTDFLQGDMGAQVSQVIAADLQRSGLFAPINKTAFIEKISNPDAAPRFEDWKVINAQALVTGRVTQEADGRLRAEFRLWDTFAGQQMTGQQFYTQPENWRRVAHIIADAIYKQITGEEGYFDTRVVFVSESGTKQQRKRQLAIMDQDGFNVRTLTDGSDLVLTPRFSPSRQEVTYMSFANQQPRVYLLQLETGQREVVGNFPGMTFSPRFSPDGQKVIMSLQQEGNSNIYTMDLRSRTTTRLTSTAAIDTSPSYSPDGARISFESDRGGKPQIYVMNADGSGQTRISFGDGSYSTPVWSPRGDLIAFTKQSGGKFSIGVMKPDGSGERILTSGFHNEGPTWAPNGRVLMFFRQAAGAGGPQLYSIDLTGYNEQLVKTPSYASDPAWSPLLE, from the coding sequence ATGGTCAAGTGTTCCCTCATCCGCGCCCTGATGGTCGTCGCCGGTCTAGTCGGGGCCGCAGCCTTTACGACTCCGGCCAACGCTCTTGTCGAGCTCAATATCAACAAAGGTAATATTCAGCCGCTGCCGATCGCGGTGACGGACTTCCTGCAAGGTGATATGGGCGCGCAGGTTTCGCAGGTTATTGCTGCCGACCTGCAGCGATCCGGTCTGTTTGCACCGATCAACAAGACGGCCTTCATCGAGAAAATCTCCAATCCGGACGCGGCGCCTCGCTTCGAAGACTGGAAGGTCATTAATGCTCAGGCTTTGGTGACCGGCCGCGTCACCCAGGAAGCGGATGGCCGCCTTCGTGCCGAATTCCGTCTCTGGGATACGTTTGCCGGGCAGCAGATGACCGGGCAGCAGTTCTATACGCAGCCGGAGAATTGGCGCCGTGTGGCCCACATCATCGCCGACGCGATCTACAAGCAGATCACCGGCGAGGAAGGCTATTTCGACACCCGCGTCGTCTTCGTCTCCGAATCCGGCACCAAGCAGCAGCGCAAGCGCCAGCTGGCGATCATGGACCAGGACGGTTTCAACGTGCGGACGCTGACCGACGGCAGCGATCTCGTGTTGACGCCGCGCTTCTCGCCGAGCCGGCAGGAAGTCACCTACATGTCCTTCGCCAACCAGCAGCCGCGCGTCTACCTGCTGCAGCTCGAAACCGGGCAGCGTGAAGTCGTTGGCAACTTTCCCGGCATGACCTTCTCGCCGCGTTTTTCGCCTGATGGCCAGAAGGTGATCATGAGCCTCCAGCAGGAAGGCAATTCCAACATCTATACGATGGACCTGCGCTCGCGCACGACGACGCGGCTGACCTCGACGGCGGCGATCGATACCTCGCCCTCCTATTCGCCTGACGGTGCACGCATCAGCTTCGAAAGCGACCGAGGCGGCAAGCCGCAGATCTATGTGATGAACGCCGATGGCTCGGGCCAAACCCGTATTTCCTTCGGGGACGGCTCCTATTCGACGCCGGTTTGGTCGCCGCGCGGGGATCTCATCGCCTTCACCAAACAGTCCGGCGGCAAGTTCTCGATCGGCGTGATGAAGCCGGATGGCTCGGGCGAGCGCATCCTGACGTCCGGCTTCCACAATGAAGGCCCGACCTGGGCGCCGAACGGCCGTGTGCTGATGTTCTTCCGCCAGGCGGCAGGCGCGGGTGGCCCGCAACTCTATTCGATTGATCTGACCGGTTATAACGAGCAGCTGGTGAAGACGCCGAGCTATGCTTCCGACCCGGCATGGTCGCCGCTGCTGGAGTAG
- the pal gene encoding peptidoglycan-associated lipoprotein Pal, with the protein MSRIHTPAMSRMQNFARNPVMIALVAGLALASCANKKNGGMPNSAGDMGLGAGAATPGSTQDFTVNVGDRIFFDTDSTSIRADAAQTLDRQAQWLGRYPNYQITVEGHADERGTREYNLALGARRAAATKDYLASRGVPAQRMKTISYGKERPVAVCDDISCWSQNRRAVTVLGGAGM; encoded by the coding sequence ATGAGCCGAATTCATACCCCGGCAATGAGCCGTATGCAGAATTTTGCCCGCAACCCCGTCATGATCGCGCTTGTCGCCGGTCTCGCGCTTGCAAGCTGCGCGAACAAGAAGAACGGCGGCATGCCGAACAGCGCCGGCGACATGGGTCTCGGCGCAGGCGCCGCGACGCCGGGCTCGACCCAGGACTTCACGGTCAATGTCGGTGACCGCATCTTTTTCGATACCGACTCCACGTCGATTCGCGCCGATGCCGCTCAGACGCTCGACCGTCAGGCACAGTGGCTCGGCCGTTATCCGAACTACCAGATCACCGTTGAAGGCCATGCCGACGAACGCGGCACCCGCGAATATAACCTCGCCCTTGGCGCCCGTCGCGCTGCTGCCACCAAGGACTACCTCGCTTCGCGCGGCGTTCCGGCGCAGCGCATGAAGACGATCTCCTACGGCAAGGAACGGCCGGTCGCCGTCTGCGACGATATTTCCTGCTGGTCGCAGAACCGCCGCGCGGTCACCGTGCTCGGCGGCGCCGGCATGTAA
- the ybgF gene encoding tol-pal system protein YbgF, with product MKKLVVAGMLCLAAMTGSERAAYSASFFGLHLGGRSAEQQPAPPVVRVQSGDAEIRVQQLEEQMRQLNGRIEEMSFQLLQMQETIRKQQEDNEFRFQQLEKTGSGGGGAKAPVKKSETDVAPAASGSDDVARVIQAPQGAETAPSTDVPSNTGLGQPPKQLGSIDFDQNGNAIGGSVDENATIGSAPIPNANSGTPQQTASLGNEADQYKSAYGHVLSGDYGTAEQEFNQYIARYPSSARAADANFWLGEALYSQGKYNEAAKTFLNAHQKYGSSEKAPEMLLKLGMSLAALDNKETACATLREVSKRYPKASRAVISKVASEQKRLAC from the coding sequence ATGAAGAAACTTGTCGTGGCAGGCATGCTGTGCCTGGCGGCTATGACCGGGAGCGAACGAGCGGCTTACTCGGCCTCGTTCTTCGGGCTGCATCTTGGCGGCCGATCCGCGGAACAGCAGCCGGCCCCTCCCGTCGTCAGGGTGCAGAGCGGGGACGCGGAAATCCGTGTGCAGCAGCTCGAAGAGCAAATGCGGCAGCTGAACGGCCGAATCGAGGAGATGAGCTTTCAGCTCCTGCAGATGCAGGAGACGATCCGCAAGCAGCAGGAAGACAATGAATTCCGCTTCCAGCAGCTCGAAAAAACCGGTAGCGGCGGCGGTGGCGCCAAGGCTCCGGTCAAAAAGAGCGAGACCGATGTCGCTCCGGCAGCGTCCGGGAGCGACGACGTCGCCAGGGTGATCCAAGCACCGCAGGGGGCCGAAACGGCTCCCTCCACCGATGTGCCCAGTAATACCGGCCTCGGCCAGCCTCCGAAGCAGCTCGGCTCGATCGACTTCGATCAGAACGGCAACGCGATCGGCGGAAGCGTCGACGAAAACGCCACTATCGGTTCCGCCCCGATTCCCAATGCCAATAGCGGGACGCCGCAGCAGACGGCCTCGCTCGGCAACGAGGCGGATCAGTACAAGTCAGCCTACGGCCACGTATTGTCAGGCGATTACGGCACGGCCGAGCAGGAATTCAACCAGTACATCGCCCGTTACCCGAGCAGTGCGCGGGCGGCGGACGCCAATTTCTGGCTCGGCGAGGCGCTTTATTCACAGGGCAAATACAACGAGGCGGCCAAGACTTTCCTCAACGCGCATCAGAAATACGGTAGCTCGGAAAAAGCGCCGGAAATGCTGCTGAAGCTCGGCATGTCGCTTGCGGCCCTCGACAATAAAGAGACGGCCTGCGCGACCCTGCGCGAAGTCTCGAAGCGTTATCCCAAGGCGTCACGCGCCGTCATAAGCAAGGTTGCGAGCGAACAGAAACGCCTCGCCTGCTGA
- the tilS gene encoding tRNA lysidine(34) synthetase TilS — translation MSPEAASPREAILQFLASLRSPARILVAISGGSDSSGLLLLLDEAVKAAPHLEISLCAATVDHALRAGSADEAREVAALCASLGIPHIISTWQGEKPKTGIMAAAREARYSLLAEAAEAFGANLIVTGHTLDDQRETLRMRGMRTEQLSSGIADAVLFDRRLWILRPLLFVARADIRAFLRARGVRWIDDPSNEDTKYERVRMRRQLSAGPAAETDIRAVWEERLALSSRAAEWLDCHFQLHGGVLGQVMPDGLRQDHAVLDYTLGRLTAVFGGQPFAPGRVQMDRVLAFAAGSEPGRMTTGRVVFDLRCDGLYLARENRGIMPLVLRPGEAGVWDGRFRVENRLRTTMRVEAQATRSALIPVPVTGIQPPRVGAANDSSMRNKSSAPKDLDALESCDGHRNEGGRDRGLPKSAWKRVIESAPALSSDGAYLSPESASMVELTPYFAPFDRFLTRFDFIFADRLSAVFAMAPYAGLPLRSIDGKTI, via the coding sequence ATGTCTCCGGAAGCCGCATCGCCTCGAGAGGCAATCCTTCAGTTTCTCGCATCGCTTCGAAGTCCTGCGCGTATTCTCGTCGCGATCTCGGGCGGCAGCGATTCCAGCGGCCTGCTTCTCCTCCTCGATGAAGCCGTGAAGGCCGCGCCCCATCTTGAAATTTCCCTTTGTGCCGCGACGGTCGACCACGCGCTACGCGCCGGCTCCGCAGACGAGGCGCGAGAGGTCGCAGCCCTCTGTGCATCCCTCGGCATTCCCCATATTATCTCGACATGGCAAGGCGAAAAGCCGAAAACCGGCATCATGGCTGCGGCCCGCGAAGCCCGTTACAGCCTTCTGGCCGAGGCAGCGGAAGCGTTCGGCGCCAATCTTATCGTCACCGGCCATACGCTGGACGACCAGCGTGAAACGCTGCGGATGCGCGGGATGCGAACAGAGCAACTTTCGAGCGGTATCGCCGACGCCGTGCTCTTCGACCGGCGCCTCTGGATCCTGCGGCCGCTTCTTTTTGTCGCGCGGGCGGATATACGCGCTTTCCTGCGGGCGCGGGGCGTGCGGTGGATCGACGATCCGAGCAATGAGGATACCAAGTACGAGCGTGTGCGGATGCGCCGGCAGCTGTCTGCCGGTCCTGCGGCGGAGACGGATATTCGCGCAGTCTGGGAAGAAAGGCTGGCCCTGTCGTCTCGAGCCGCCGAGTGGCTGGATTGTCATTTCCAGCTTCACGGCGGCGTGCTTGGGCAGGTAATGCCCGACGGGTTGCGGCAGGACCATGCGGTCCTCGACTATACGCTCGGCCGCCTGACAGCCGTGTTCGGCGGGCAGCCATTCGCGCCGGGCAGGGTGCAGATGGACCGTGTTCTCGCATTCGCCGCCGGCAGCGAGCCGGGACGGATGACCACCGGCCGAGTGGTGTTCGATCTCAGGTGCGATGGGCTTTATCTGGCGCGGGAGAACCGGGGGATAATGCCGCTGGTGTTGCGGCCGGGGGAGGCTGGGGTTTGGGATGGGAGGTTCCGTGTTGAAAACCGGCTACGAACGACCATGAGGGTGGAAGCTCAGGCCACGCGCTCCGCCCTCATTCCTGTGCCCGTCACAGGAATCCAGCCGCCGCGGGTCGGCGCGGCGAATGACTCATCGATGCGTAACAAGTCTTCTGCGCCCAAGGACTTGGACGCGCTGGAATCCTGTGACGGGCACAGGAATGAGGGAGGGCGGGACAGGGGGCTTCCCAAATCCGCATGGAAACGCGTAATCGAGTCGGCGCCCGCCTTATCCTCAGATGGAGCCTATTTATCTCCAGAATCCGCTTCAATGGTTGAATTGACGCCCTATTTCGCACCCTTCGACCGCTTTTTGACACGATTTGATTTCATCTTTGCCGACAGGCTTTCGGCGGTTTTCGCGATGGCGCCCTATGCGGGGCTGCCTTTAAGAAGTATTGACGGAAAAACCATCTGA
- the ftsH gene encoding ATP-dependent zinc metalloprotease FtsH — protein MNPNLRNFALWAIIALLLIALFSMFQTAPAQTGSRDIPYSQFLREVDAGRVKEVVVTGNRVSGSYVENGSTFQTYSPVIDDSLLDRLQQKNVLVSARPETDGSSGFLSYLGTLLPMLLILGVWLFFMRQMQGGSRGAMGFGKSKAKLLTEAHGRVTFEDVAGVDEAKQDLEEIVEFLRDPQKFQRLGGKIPRGVLLVGPPGTGKTLLARSVAGEANVPFFTISGSDFVEMFVGVGASRVRDMFEQAKKNAPCIIFIDEIDAVGRHRGAGLGGGNDEREQTLNQLLVEMDGFEANEGVILIAATNRPDVLDPALLRPGRFDRQVVVPNPDIVGRERILKVHARNVPLAPNVDLKVLARGTPGFSGADLMNLVNEAALMAARRNKRVVTMQEFEDAKDKIMMGAERRSSAMTEAEKKLTAYHEAGHAITALNVAVADPLHKATIIPRGRALGMVMQLPEGDRYSMSYKWMVSRLCIMMGGRVAEELTFGKENITSGASSDIEQATKLARAMVTQWGFSDQLGQVAYGENQQEVFLGHSVSQSKNVSEATAQKIDNEVRRLIDEAYSQARTILTEKHDEFVALAEGLLEYETLTGDEIKALIRGEKPSRDLGDDSPPSRGSAVPKAGVRPATKGDEPEAGLEPQPH, from the coding sequence ATGAACCCTAACTTACGTAATTTCGCATTGTGGGCGATCATCGCGCTTCTGCTGATCGCCCTTTTCAGCATGTTTCAGACGGCGCCGGCGCAGACGGGTTCCCGCGATATCCCTTATTCGCAGTTTCTGCGTGAGGTTGATGCGGGCCGTGTGAAGGAAGTCGTGGTCACGGGCAACCGTGTCTCGGGAAGCTATGTTGAAAATGGCTCCACCTTCCAGACCTATTCGCCTGTCATCGACGACAGCCTGCTTGATCGCCTGCAGCAGAAGAATGTGCTGGTTTCCGCCCGTCCAGAAACGGATGGTTCTTCGGGTTTTTTGAGCTATCTCGGCACGCTGTTGCCGATGCTTCTCATTCTCGGCGTCTGGCTGTTTTTCATGCGACAGATGCAGGGCGGCTCCCGCGGCGCGATGGGTTTCGGCAAGTCCAAGGCCAAGCTGCTGACGGAAGCGCATGGCCGGGTGACCTTTGAAGACGTCGCCGGCGTCGACGAGGCCAAGCAGGATCTCGAGGAAATCGTTGAATTCCTGCGTGATCCGCAGAAGTTCCAGCGTCTCGGTGGCAAGATCCCGCGCGGTGTGCTGCTGGTCGGCCCTCCGGGCACCGGTAAGACGCTGCTCGCCCGCTCTGTCGCCGGCGAAGCCAACGTGCCCTTCTTCACCATTTCGGGTTCCGACTTCGTCGAAATGTTCGTCGGCGTCGGTGCAAGCCGCGTGCGCGACATGTTCGAGCAGGCGAAGAAGAATGCGCCCTGCATCATCTTCATCGACGAAATCGATGCCGTCGGCCGCCATCGCGGCGCCGGTCTCGGCGGTGGCAACGACGAACGCGAGCAGACGCTGAACCAGTTGCTGGTCGAGATGGATGGTTTCGAGGCGAATGAAGGCGTGATCCTGATTGCCGCCACCAACCGCCCCGACGTCCTCGACCCGGCGCTGCTGCGTCCCGGCCGTTTCGACCGCCAGGTCGTGGTGCCGAACCCCGACATCGTCGGCCGGGAGCGCATCCTCAAAGTGCATGCCCGCAACGTTCCGCTGGCGCCGAATGTCGATCTCAAGGTTCTTGCCCGCGGCACGCCCGGTTTCTCCGGTGCCGATCTGATGAACCTCGTCAATGAAGCCGCCCTCATGGCTGCCCGCCGCAACAAGCGTGTCGTCACCATGCAGGAGTTCGAGGACGCCAAGGACAAGATCATGATGGGCGCCGAGCGCCGTTCCTCGGCAATGACCGAAGCGGAGAAGAAGCTCACCGCCTACCACGAGGCCGGCCACGCCATCACCGCGCTTAACGTCGCTGTTGCCGATCCGCTGCACAAGGCGACGATCATTCCGCGCGGCCGTGCGCTCGGCATGGTCATGCAGCTTCCCGAGGGCGATCGCTACTCGATGAGCTACAAATGGATGGTCTCGCGCCTCTGCATCATGATGGGCGGCCGTGTCGCCGAGGAACTCACCTTCGGCAAGGAGAACATCACTTCAGGCGCGTCTTCAGACATCGAGCAGGCCACCAAGCTTGCCCGCGCCATGGTCACGCAGTGGGGCTTCTCCGATCAGCTCGGTCAGGTCGCTTATGGCGAGAATCAGCAGGAAGTCTTCCTCGGTCACTCGGTTTCGCAGTCGAAGAATGTTTCAGAGGCGACCGCGCAGAAGATCGACAACGAAGTGCGCCGCCTGATCGACGAAGCCTATTCGCAGGCCCGAACGATCCTGACGGAAAAGCACGACGAATTCGTCGCCCTTGCCGAAGGTCTGCTCGAATACGAGACCTTGACCGGTGATGAGATCAAGGCGCTGATCCGCGGTGAGAAGCCCTCCCGCGATCTCGGCGACGATTCGCCGCCGAGCCGTGGATCGGCGGTTCCGAAGGCCGGCGTGCGGCCTGCCACCAAGGGTGATGAGCCCGAAGCCGGTCTCGAACCGCAGCCGCATTGA
- the glmM gene encoding phosphoglucosamine mutase has protein sequence MKRRYFGTDGIRGQSNVFPMTPDLAMRVGIAAGTIFRRGNHRHRVVIGKDTRLSGYMLENAMVAGFTAAGLDAFILGPIPTPAVAMLTRSLRCDIGVMISASHNPYEDNGIKLFGPDGYKLSDDIEAEIEDLLEKDLNAQLAKSDDIGRAKRVDGVHDRYIEHAKRTLPRDVTLQGLRVAIDCANGAAYKVAPAVLWELGADVVTIGNEPNGTNINLNCGSTSPVALQKKVDEVRADIGIALDGDADRVIIIDENGSIVDGDQLMAVIAESWAESQQLRGNGIVATVMSNLGLERFLDERGMALARTKVGDRYVVEHMRQHNYNVGGEQSGHIVLSDYGTTGDGLVAALQILAAVKRTGRTVSEVCRRFEPVPQLLRNVRISGGKPLEDIQVQKAIADAEAELARNGRLVIRPSGTEPLIRVMAEGDDRTQIERIVNELIGMISNVRTAA, from the coding sequence ATGAAAAGACGCTATTTCGGTACGGACGGTATTCGCGGTCAATCCAACGTCTTCCCGATGACGCCGGATCTCGCCATGCGGGTCGGCATCGCCGCCGGCACGATCTTCCGCCGGGGCAACCACCGTCATCGCGTTGTCATCGGCAAGGATACGCGCCTTTCCGGCTATATGCTTGAGAACGCCATGGTGGCAGGCTTCACGGCTGCGGGCCTCGACGCCTTCATTCTCGGCCCGATTCCGACGCCTGCCGTCGCCATGCTGACGCGTTCGCTGCGCTGCGATATCGGCGTGATGATCTCCGCTTCGCACAATCCTTATGAAGATAACGGCATCAAACTGTTCGGCCCCGACGGCTACAAGCTTTCGGACGACATCGAGGCCGAGATCGAGGACCTGCTCGAAAAGGATCTGAACGCGCAGCTTGCCAAGTCCGACGATATCGGCCGCGCCAAACGCGTCGACGGCGTGCATGATCGTTATATCGAACATGCCAAGCGCACACTGCCGCGCGACGTGACGCTGCAAGGGCTGAGGGTCGCGATCGATTGCGCCAATGGTGCTGCCTACAAGGTGGCGCCCGCCGTGCTCTGGGAGCTCGGCGCCGATGTCGTTACCATCGGCAACGAACCGAACGGCACCAATATCAATCTCAATTGCGGTTCCACCAGTCCCGTCGCATTGCAGAAGAAAGTCGATGAGGTTCGCGCCGATATCGGTATCGCGCTCGACGGCGACGCGGACCGCGTCATCATTATCGACGAGAACGGTTCGATCGTTGACGGCGACCAGCTGATGGCCGTCATCGCCGAGAGCTGGGCCGAGAGCCAGCAGCTGCGCGGCAACGGTATCGTCGCCACTGTCATGTCCAATCTCGGCCTCGAGCGTTTCCTCGACGAACGCGGCATGGCGCTTGCCCGCACAAAGGTCGGCGACCGCTACGTTGTCGAGCATATGCGCCAGCACAATTACAATGTCGGCGGCGAGCAATCGGGACACATCGTGCTTTCGGATTACGGTACGACAGGCGACGGTCTGGTCGCAGCGCTGCAGATCCTTGCCGCGGTCAAGCGCACCGGCCGCACCGTCAGCGAAGTCTGCCGGCGCTTCGAGCCGGTGCCGCAGCTCCTGCGCAATGTCCGCATCAGCGGCGGCAAGCCGCTGGAGGATATTCAGGTACAGAAGGCGATTGCCGATGCCGAAGCCGAGCTCGCCAGAAACGGCCGCCTCGTCATCCGGCCTTCGGGCACCGAGCCGTTGATCCGCGTCATGGCCGAGGGCGACGACCGCACTCAGATCGAGCGCATCGTCAACGAGCTGATCGGGATGATCTCGAATGTCCGGACCGCTGCCTGA